One window of the Trifolium pratense cultivar HEN17-A07 linkage group LG2, ARS_RC_1.1, whole genome shotgun sequence genome contains the following:
- the LOC123911566 gene encoding probable mitochondrial-processing peptidase subunit beta, mitochondrial, with product MCRFSFLASTKQIVSSTNNEDKVIAASGAVKHEAFVEEVKKLFTKLSTNPSTASQLVEKEPAVFTGSEVRMLDDDIPLAQFAVAFEGASWKDPDSIPLMIMQAMLGSWHKTAGGGKHMGYATCPK from the exons ATGTGCAGATTCTCATTCCTTGCATCAACAAAACAGATTGTGAGCAGCACAAACAATGAAGACAAG GTGATTGCTGCATCTGGAGCTGTAAAGCATGAAGCTTTTGTTGAGGAAGTGAAAAAATTGTTTACTAAGTTGTCAACTAATCCCTCCACAGCATCTCAGTTGGTCGAAAAAGAACCAGCAGTTTTCACTGGTTCCGAg GTTCGAATGCTCGATGATGATATTCCCCTTGCACAATTTGCAGTAGCTTTTGAAGGTGCTTCTTGGAAGGATCCAGATTCAATTCCTCTGATGATTATGCAAGCAATGCTGGGTTCATGGCACAAGACAGCCGGAGGTGGAAAACATATGGGGTATGCCACTTGTCCAAAATGA
- the LOC123911565 gene encoding phosphatidylinositol 4-kinase gamma 5-like yields MSRKLESPVQTQMAVAVMRSPLGGEYHGSQNQSQRQPAGRRRVFVQTDKGCVLGMELDRGDNVHTVKRRLQLALNVPVEESSLTFGDIVLKNDLSAVRNDSPLLLTRNVIHRSSSTPCLSPSGKDIQQGDKSGPIEILGQSKRLDIVKDMVKDIVKAIKIGIDPVPVNGGLGGAYYFRDSNGDSVAIVKPTDEEPFAPNNPKGFVGKALGQPGLKRSVRVGETGFREVAAYLLDYDHFANVPPTALVKVTHSIFNVNDEVNGNCFRRKTLVSKIASCQQFIHHDFDASDHGTSSFPVASVHRIGILDIRILNTDRHAGNLLVRKIGDGIGTFGQVELIPIDHGLCLPETLEDPYFEWIHWPQASIPFSEEELAYIRDLDPAHDCEMLQMELPMIREACLRVLVLCTIFLKEAAEFGLCLAEIGEMMTREFHRGEEEPSELEVVCLEARKLLAEMEKELSPRTEVGNDEFLFDIDYDEAGSDCTPKFAMDDPLMRATFQHTLGNGHARNLLSKLDECIEEEEEESDNESPQEYGTFSTQEKVPTIPEITVSLKTTMLAEKKQKHSGGKPENGHSVNTSSGHRSANEQLPASISFVKLADMTDDEWTLFLEKFQELLYSAFAKRKSITLGQKQLQRLGTSCQF; encoded by the coding sequence ATGTCTCGTAAACTAGAGAGTCCAGTTCAGACCCAGATGGCAGTTGCAGTGATGAGGAGTCCTCTTGGGGGGGAATATCATGGGAGTCAGAATCAGAGCCAGAGGCAACCGGCTGGTAGGAGACGTGTTTTCGTCCAAACCGATAAGGGTTGTGTTCTTGGTATGGAGTTGGATCGTGGGGACAATGTACATACTGTTAAGAGAAGGTTGCAGCTTGCTCTTAATGTCCCTGTTGAAGAGAGTTCTCTTACTTTTGGTGATATTGTCTTGAAAAATGATCTTAGTGCTGTTCGGAATGATTCGCCTCTTTTATTGACAAGGAATGTTATCCATAGAAGTTCATCAACTCCTTGTTTGTCCCCATCTGGTAAGGATATCCAGCAAGGGGATAAGAGTGGTCCTATTGAGATATTGGGACAATCAAAACGCCTTGATATTGTGAAAGATATGGTTAAGGACATTGTGAAAGCAATTAAGATCGGGATAGATCCGGTTCCGGTTAATGGTGGACTTGGAGGTGCCTACTATTTTAGGGATAGTAACGGGGATAGTGTTGCTATTGTGAAACCTACTGATGAGGAGCCTTTTGCGCCGAATAACCCTAAAGGTTTTGTTGGTAAAGCTCTTGGACAGCCGGGATTGAAACGATCGGTTCGGGTTGGTGAAACTGGTTTTAGGGAGGTTGCGGCTTATCTTCTTGACTATGATCATTTTGCTAATGTGCCTCCTACTGCCTTGGTGAAGGTTACTCATTCTATATTCAATGTCAATGATGAGGTCAATGGAAATTGTTTCCGGAGAAAGACACTGGTTAGCAAGATAGCTTCTTGTCAGcagttcatacatcatgatttTGACGCTAGCGATCATGGTACGTCGAGCTTCCCAGTTGCTTCGGTGCATCGTATAGGGATATTAGATATTAGGATTCTTAACACTGATAGACACGCTGGAAACTTGTTAGTTAGAAAAATTGGTGATGGTATTGGGACTTTTGGTCAGGTGGAGTTAATTCCTATTGATCACGGGCTCTGCCTACCAGAAACTTTGGAGGATCCTTATTTTGAGTGGATTCATTGGCCTCAAGCTTCAATTCCGTTTTCTGAGGAGGAGCTTGCCTACATTCGAGATCTTGACCCTGCTCACGACTGTGAGATGCTTCAAATGGAGCTGCCAATGATTCGAGAGGCTTGTTTGAGAGTGTTGGTGCTCTGCACCATTTTTCTCAAGGAGGCTGCTGAATTCGGCCTTTGTCTTGCTGAAATTGGCGAGATGATGACTCGTGAGTTCCATAGGGGTGAGGAGGAGCCAAGTGAACTCGAGGTTGTTTGTTTGGAGGCAAGGAAGCTGTTGGCAGAGATGGAGAAAGAACTATCTCCAAGGACTGAGGTGGGTAACGATGAATTCCTGTTTGATATCGACTATGATGAAGCTGGATCAGATTGCACTCCAAAATTTGCAATGGATGATCCTCTAATGAGAGCAACTTTTCAGCATACACTTGGAAATGGGCATGCTCGCAATCTACTTTCCAAATTGGATGAGTGCATtgaagaggaagaggaggaAAGTGACAATGAATCTCCTCAGGAATATGGCACTTTCTCCACTCAAGAAAAAGTTCCAACTATTCCGGAGATTACTGTGTCGCTGAAAACTACCATGTTAGCTGAGAAAAAGCAGAAACACTCTGGAGGAAAACCGGAAAATGGCCACTCTGTGAATACATCATCTGGCCATAGGAGTGCAAACGAGCAGCTGCCAGCAAGTATAAGCTTTGTAAAGCTTGCAGATATGACTGACGATGAATGGACCTTGTTTCTGGAGAAGTTTCAAGAGTTGCTGTATTCCGCATTTGCCAAGAGAAAATCGATAACCTTAGGTCAGAAGCAGCTGCAGAGGCTTGGTACTTCATGCCAGTTTTGA